The Corynebacterium freiburgense region GCGGCCACTGTGGTGAAAGAGCCCACAGCCGGGTTTTCACCTGGTTCACAGACGGAATTTGTAATGGGACCACCGTGGGCACAGGCGCTATCGCATAAAAATCTAGGTGCACGGTGGGTGGCAGAGCACACGGTTCTTCAACCTCATGAACGATTTGTTGATGAGATGCGATCTGGACCAATGCGCTCATGGATTCACGAACATGAATTTGAAAACACTAAGGAAAATAAAACTATTGTTCGCGATAAAGTGAGCTATGAAATGCCACTGGAATTTATCGTTCGTGCGCTTCCGGAACGTTTGCAAGCGCTTACTGAACAGGGTGTGAATGCTCAACTTCGACGGATGTTTGCGTATCGCACGGAACAAACCGAAGCGGATCTAGAGTTCCAAGATTTTATGCGGGAATATGTCTCGGAAAGGGATCAGAAAACCTTTGCAATTTCTGGCGTGACCGGATTGGTGGGGACGGAGCTTTCCGCACTATTACGTTCAATGGGCCATAAGGTTCGGCGGCTAGTTCGGAAATCTAGCGGTGCGCAGGAGGAAATTGTTTGGGATCCAGCAAATGGGTTTCTTGATGCAAATGAACTCATAGGAGTGGATATTGTTATTCATCTTGCGGGCGCCCCAATCGCTGGCAGGTTTACTGAGGAGCATAAAGATCGGGTCTACCATTCGCGTATCGACTCGACGCGCACTTTAGTAGAGGCGATGCGTACCGTTATTGATCAAGGTGGTCCTCGAACCCTGGTATCGGCTTCGGCGACGGGGTGGTATGGGCGCGACGTCGAAAATGTTTCGGAAGACGCTGAGCCTGGGGATGATTTTCTTGCCCATGTATGTAAAGACTGGGAACGTGAAGCAAGCGAAGCTGAAAAGTTTGGGGTGCGGGTTGTTCGGGTGAGAACCGGACTGGTGCTTTCGGCGCGGGGCGGCATTTTGGGTGCACAATTGCCGTTGTATTTTGCCGGTTTGGGTGGGCCATTGGCGGGCGGTGACATGTGGCTGCCCTGGATAGGCATTGAGGATCTTATTCGAACCTATTGCTTCGTTTCGCTTAATAGTGCGATTTCTGGACCGGTGAATGCAGTATCCCCAAATCCGGTGCAGCAAAAGACTTTTGCGCGAACACTTGGCAGTATTACACGCCGTCCAAGTATTGCCCCAACCCCAAAATTTGCGCCGAAACTATTGCTAGGTGAGCAGGGTGCACAGGAACTTGCACTAAGTTCCTGCAAAGCGATTCCAAAGGTATTGGAAAAGGCGAAGTACCCATTCCGGCATCCAATGCTAGAACAGGCACTTTCGCACACATTAGGGAGGTATTAGTCGGCTGCGGCGATGCCGGAATCGAGAATATAATCGATTGCTTTGGTGAGCGTGACGATGTCGGCGGAGTCGATGGCAGGGAACATACCAATGCGCAGTTGGTTGCGGCCAAGCTTGCGGTAAGGCTCCACATCGACGATGCCGTTAGCACGCAGGGTCTTGGCGATTTTCGCGGCGTCGATAGTGTCTGCGAAATCGATGGTGCCTACCACGAGGGAACGTTTTGCGGGGTCGGTGACATAGCAGGAAGCTTCAGGACGGGCATCGGCCCAGGTATACAAGCTTTTCGACGACGCGGTGGTGCGCTCCACCATGCCGGCTAGGCCACCATTGGCGTTCATCCACTGGACTTGATTATCCATAAGCAGAAGGGTGCTTACAGCTGGAGTGTTATAGGTCTGATTCTTGCGGGAATTATCCACGGCTGTTTGCAAGCTTAAAAACGCTGGGATAAAACGATCAGATGCATGAATCTTGGCGATGCGATCAATCGCAGCTGGGCTCATAGCGGCAAACCATAAACCACCATCTGAAGCAAAACATTTCTGCGGAGAGAAGTAGTACACATCGGTTTGGGAAATATCTACCGGCAGACCACCTGCACCTGATGTAGCGTCGATAGCCACCAGGGCGTCGCCATCCGGGCGAATTACTTCAGCCATAGCGCCGGTGGAAGTTTCATTATGAGCCCAGCCAAGGAGATCACAGCCCTCCATCGCCTGTGGTGCGGGGGCGTCGCCTGGTTCTGCGGAAACGATTGTGGGTTCGGCGAGCCATGGTGCTTTTTTCGCCGCCGAAGCGAATTTGCCTGAAAATTCACCAAATGAAAGATGCCCGGACTTATTTTCGATTAACCCGAAGGTTGCAGAATCCCAGAACGCGGTGGCGCCACCCAATGACAAAATAATCTCATAACCATCAGGAAGTTGGAATAGATTGCTGAGACCTTCACGGATCGATCCAACAACATTCTTTACCGCAGGTTGACGGTGAGATGTGCCCATAATTGTGGACTGTCCATCAACGATGGCTTGCACCTGTGCGGCGCGAACTTTGGACGGGCCACAGCCGAAGCGGCCATCGACGGGAAGAAGTTCTTGTGGGAGAGAGGGGAACTCGGACATGTCGAAGCGAAGACACTTTCTGTGAGCGTACAAAGGGTGCCCACTACTTTAGTCCCCTACGCATCGATTCGGCGTACCCTGGGAATATGACTGCTGACATTGCCCTCAAAAGTGGGAGATATCATGCCTGGATCACAAGCCTTGGTGGTGGCATACGTGGTCTTACATTAGGTGGGAAAAACCTGACTGATACATATGCGGCAGGAACCCCCGCGCCACTCGCCTGCGGAGTAATGCTCGGACCGTGGCCCAACCGAACCGCAGACGGAATCTTCTCCCACCGTGGACACATCTACCGGTTACCAATCAATGAACCTGAACGAAATAACGCGATTCACGGATTTATTGGAAATGCAGAATGGGAGGTAAAAGCTGCTACAC contains the following coding sequences:
- a CDS encoding TIGR01777 family oxidoreductase, encoding MAFHFYNEAVFDYPLSDVHNYYESPGTVVRLTPDWAATVVKEPTAGFSPGSQTEFVMGPPWAQALSHKNLGARWVAEHTVLQPHERFVDEMRSGPMRSWIHEHEFENTKENKTIVRDKVSYEMPLEFIVRALPERLQALTEQGVNAQLRRMFAYRTEQTEADLEFQDFMREYVSERDQKTFAISGVTGLVGTELSALLRSMGHKVRRLVRKSSGAQEEIVWDPANGFLDANELIGVDIVIHLAGAPIAGRFTEEHKDRVYHSRIDSTRTLVEAMRTVIDQGGPRTLVSASATGWYGRDVENVSEDAEPGDDFLAHVCKDWEREASEAEKFGVRVVRVRTGLVLSARGGILGAQLPLYFAGLGGPLAGGDMWLPWIGIEDLIRTYCFVSLNSAISGPVNAVSPNPVQQKTFARTLGSITRRPSIAPTPKFAPKLLLGEQGAQELALSSCKAIPKVLEKAKYPFRHPMLEQALSHTLGRY
- the serC gene encoding phosphoserine transaminase, with translation MSEFPSLPQELLPVDGRFGCGPSKVRAAQVQAIVDGQSTIMGTSHRQPAVKNVVGSIREGLSNLFQLPDGYEIILSLGGATAFWDSATFGLIENKSGHLSFGEFSGKFASAAKKAPWLAEPTIVSAEPGDAPAPQAMEGCDLLGWAHNETSTGAMAEVIRPDGDALVAIDATSGAGGLPVDISQTDVYYFSPQKCFASDGGLWFAAMSPAAIDRIAKIHASDRFIPAFLSLQTAVDNSRKNQTYNTPAVSTLLLMDNQVQWMNANGGLAGMVERTTASSKSLYTWADARPEASCYVTDPAKRSLVVGTIDFADTIDAAKIAKTLRANGIVDVEPYRKLGRNQLRIGMFPAIDSADIVTLTKAIDYILDSGIAAAD